A segment of the Actinomyces sp. oral taxon 171 str. F0337 genome:
AGGGGGTCAGCGCCGATCTGGGACAGGCCTACATCTCGCTTCAGAACGCCCAGGCCTCCTTGAGCACCGCGGAATCCGAGCTGACCACCGCTGAGACGGCTCTGGCCGCCAAGGAGAGGGAGCAGCAGATCGCCAGTGACCGCCTGGCCGCGGCGCAGAGCAGCCTTGAGACGGTCAAGCAGGAGTCCGAGGCGTCCCAGAAGACGGCCTCGGAGACCTCCAGCTCCGTGGCGGAGATCGTGGTGTCCACCTACCAGGGGGACAACTCGGTGACCTCGTGGAGCTATGTTCTCGCCTCGCAGGACGTCGAGGAGCTCAGCCAGCGTGCCTCAGCGGTCGAGATCGGCTCAGGGGTCCAGGAGGCGGTCCTGTCCGCCGCCGAGGTCGAGCGCGCTCAGAACGCCAACCGTGAGGCCAGACAGAATGCTGCCACCACGCGAGTCGGCACGCTCAAGACCGAGGCCGACACCGCCGAGGCCAACGCCAAGACGGCCCGGGACGCGGCCAAGACCAAACGGGACGAGGTCGCCAAGCTGGCTGCTCAGAAGAAGTCCGCCGCCGCGGCGCTGGAGAGCCGTAAGAGCAGTCTCCAGTCCCAGCTCGACCAGGCCAACGCCGATGCCGCTGCCGCTGCCGCGCGAGTCGCCCAGATCGACGCCGCCAACCGGGCTGCGGCCAGCGCCGGAACCATGCCGTCGGTCCCCTCGAGCTCGATCGGCTCCGACTCCCTGGGAAGCGGGTACATCGGTCACCCGATCACCGGTCCGCTCGAGGTGACCTCGCCCTTCGGGTACCGCGTTCACCCGGTCACCGGCACCGGAACAGGGCACCAGGGGGTCGACTTCGCCGCGAGTGAGGGGACGCCCCAGTACGCCGCGGTCTCCGGAGTAGCCACCTACTGGGACTCCGAGTCCTGCGGCATCGGCATTGACATCAACGGCGGCATCATCGACGGGCACTCCTACGTCATCACTCTGTGCCACCTCTCCTCGCGCAGCATTGCCGACGGCCAGCAGGTCAATCGCGGTGACGTCGTCGGCGCGACCGGCTCAACCGGCTACGCGACCGGGGCGCACGTCCACTTCCAGGTGGCTCAGGACGGGGTGTACATCGACCCGATGTCCCTGCCCGGTTTCTAGGCGAGTTCTTCTTGACGAGGCCCGTAAACTCCTGTCCCTGCGCGTCGTCGTGTCACGCCACGATGCCCCGGTGGGGAGCAGCTCACTCGGAGGGGACTCCGGGCCGCCCTGACGTGGGAGCGCCAGCCATCCAGTACTCGTGAAAGGACAGGCCGATGACCCCTGCCCCCAAGTCTGCTCGGGCGTCCAAGCCAACGGCCGGGCAGAAGGCGAAGGCCGCTTCCGACGCCCACAAGACGGTGGCCCGTAACCGCAAGGCGACCCACGACTACTTCATCGAGGACCGCTATGAGGCAGGGCTGGTTCTCACCGGCACCGAGGTCAAGGCATTGCGCATGGGACGGGCCTCGCTCACCGAGGCCTGGATCGAGATCGACCGCCATGGCGAGGCCTGGCTCCAGGGGGCTCATATCCCCGAGTACCTGCAAGGGACGTGGAACAACCACTCCCCGCGTCGCAAGCGCAAGCTGCTCCTGCACCGCAGCGAGCTCGAGCGTCTTAAGACCAGGGTGCAGGCCAAGGGCTACACCGTGGTCCCGCTGGAGCTGTACTTCATCGGTGGCCGCGCCAAGCTGGAGATCGCCCTTGCCCGAGGCAAGCAGGACTGGGACAAGCGCCAGGCCCTGCGCGAGGCGCAGGACAAGAGGGAGGCTGCCCGGGCCATGGCCGCCGCCAACCGACGTCGGGGCTGAGGCCGCCGTGATCATCCGCACGGCTTGTATAGCCTGCGCGGCCCTCACTCGTGTCGTCCGGTCCTACCAGTGCTGGTGTACGTAGGGCCTGATGAGACGGTCGTAGAGCTCTCTCACCGCAGTGTGCATCTCCTGACTCAGCGGTGGCAGCTCGGCTGCACGGGCGTTGGAGCGTACCTGATTGAGACTATGAGCGTCAGGCAGGATGCAGGTGATGCCCTCCTGATCCAGGAGCCACCGCAGGGCGACCTGGACCGGTGGAACATGCTCGGGGCCGAGCCGGCGGCACAGGCCGGAGAACTCGTGGGCGGCTTGCATTCCCACCTCGTCGGGGACCACGGAGTAGATCCAGCCGGCGTCGAGGGCCGCCACTGATCCGGACGGTGCGGGTGTGCTACCACGACGACGGTTATGGGACAGCAGCCCATCAGGTAGCGGAACCCTCGCGATCACTGCGGTCCCGGACTCGCGCGCAGCGGGGAGAACTTCCTCCAGGGGCTTGTGCCGGAAGACGTTCACGATGATCTCCACGCTCGCGCAACCCAGGTGCCGGATCGCCTCGAGAGCCTCGGCGCAGGTGAGGACGCTCACTCCGTAGCAGCGTATCCGCTCGGTCTCGACCAGCTCGTCGAGGAGCTCCCACAGGTGCTGGCGTTGAAGTAGCTCGATGGGAGGAGCATGCAGATGGACAATGTCGATGGTCTCGGTGCCGAGATTTTTCCGGGAGCGGTCGTTCCAGTGAAGAACAAGGTCTCGACTGAAGCCGTCGGTGGGATACGTCCTCTCTCCACTGCTCCTCCCCATCTTCGTGGCCACCGTGAGTCCGGTGCGAGGACGAGCGGAGAAGAACTCGCCGAGGAACCTCTCTGAGGCGCCGTTGTCATAGGCGTCGGCCGTATCGATGAAGGTGACCCCCGAGGCGCATGCTGCATCGAGATTGCTGAAGGCACGAGAAGGATCGACTTCGCTCAGATCAATGCCCAGTTGCCACGTACCAGTGCCGATGACTGGGATCTCGCGGCCCAGGGCGGGAAACAGGCGTGTGTCCATGACACTCTCCTTGACGCTGTGCAGAGGAGGACCGAGGTCACCACGAGGTAACCGGCCTGTTCTGTCATGATATTCGTTCAAGTCGCTGACCCGCCATCGCCGCAGTTGAGCAGCTCGCCGAGACGCCGTGTGGCGCAGTCCTCCGACACTGGTCGTCCTCTTCCTGCTAGACTTGTGTGGCCCTTTGAGGGCGTGTTCCGGGAGGCCTCAGGGCTGCCGGTGACAACTGCACAGGGGATGATCGGTTTCGACGACGGTCGTAGGTTCAGGAGAAGCGGGTCGAGGATGCGCAGTCATCTCGTCAACGCTCTGCGCGAACCAATAGGTGCCGATAACACTCGCACCGACTTCGCCCTCGCCGCCTGAGCGAGCCTCGAAGTCCGTCAGCCCGGGGAGCGCTTCCGCCCCGGTTCCTGGCGTCATCCAGGGAGCCACTGCTGAGAGCCCGTGTCGGTAGGGCTCTTGGGACTTTTCATCGACTGAGCCCGTCGGCGTCCTTGCTCGCGTGAGACGCCGGGGCTGAGAAAAACGCTAGCGAGCTGCACCCGGAGAAGTCCTGTTGTGCGCCCGTCGGACGGGGGTTCGATTCCCCCCATCTCCACAAATTCCCATGAGAGGTGCCCGCTGAATCGCCGGTTCAGCGGGCACCTCTGTTTTTGCCGCCGGCTCCCGGACTGGTGGAACATCCCCGGACCACTACGTAGCCTGACTCCATGGCGACGACGAACGACACGGCTCGCAGCTGCACTGTGAGCACTCCTGACGGTCCCTTCACCATCGTCACGGGCCACGGCAGTGCCGATGGCGCCGACGACGGCGTCGACCGGGCCGAGTACGTGCTCGCCTCAGGATGGACCGCCGACACCAAGGAGCTGGTCGGGCTCATCCACCCGAGTCTGAGACCATCCCGCACCGAGGCGTTTTCGGAGGGGGAGTGCGATGGGACCCTGGCACGTGCTGTTGCCGCCATGCGCTCCTACTACCGCGGCGAGGGCGACGCTCTCGCTGAGGTTCCTGTTCTCCAGGTCGGCGGCCCCTTCATCGAGCAGGCCTGGTCCAGGCTCCGAGAGGTCGCCGCAGGCACCACACTGACCTACACCGAGCTCGCCCAGGCCAGTGGGAGGCCGGCGGCCTCACGGGCCGCCGCCTCAGCGTGTGCACGCAATGCCGCGGCGCTGTTCGTCCCCTGCCACCGCATACGGCGTTCCGACGGAAGCGTCGGGGGATTCCGCTACGGAACCGCCGTCAAGATCTCTTTGCTGCGCCGCGAAGGGGCTACGGGACTCGGATAAGAGGACTGCTGCCGCTCGGTTCAGGTGAGGGCGGCCAGGAGTGGGGCGTAGTGGTCGGTGATGGCCTCGCGGTAGGCCTGGGCGTCTCCGGCGCGTGCGGCCTGGAGCATGGTCCGGTGAGCTCTGGCGGCGCTGAGCATGTCCTCGGGTCTGGGTGCGCCCAGGAGGGGGACGGTCAGGGTGTGGACGGCCCAGAAGGCCTCGGTGAGGTGCAAGAAGAGATGGTTGTCCAAGGGCTCGAGCAGTCTCATGTGGAAGCGGCGGTCCTGCTCGGTGAACAGCTCGCCTTTTTGGGCATGGACGTCCATCTGCGCCACGATCTGGTCGAGCTCGGTGTCCTGGCGGTTCTTCCAGGTCTGGGTGACGGGTTCGGCCAGGGCCTTGTCGAGGGTGATGCGGACCTCGACGATGTCGCGTAGTCCGCGGTGGTCGTCTCCGGGGTTGAGGAGGCCTCTGAAGACGAGGGACTCGACCATGGGGCGCATGGAGACCTTGCCGACGAACATGCCGTGTCCGTGGCGGACCTCGACGATGTCGAGGGCGACCAGGGTGCGTACGGCCTCGCGCACGGAGGAGCGCGACACTCCCAGGTCCGAGCACAGCTGCGACTCCGTCGGCAACGCATCACCCACCTGAAGGCCGGTTCTCAGGATGTAGTTCTTGATCTCGGCGATCGCTGTGGAGGACTGAGTCATGGGGGTGGTGGTGAGGCCGGACATGACACCGCGGGACATCTGCATGGCCCCATTGTCCGACTTTTGGTGCATTTACGCTGGTGAATGTCGAACCGCACCCACCCATGCGCTCTCAAGACCCCAGGCAGCTGACAGGTTGAGTGTGGAGTCGTCGTCGGTCAGCGGTCGGTGGCGGAGCCGCGAACCGCAGATCAGTGACTGATTGTGATTGGATTACTGCGATATAGATCATGGTGTAACAATTGCGGCATGCCTCTCACGCATGAATCGCTCCCTGCCCGTCCTCCCTACGACAGTGCCACTGCAGCCCTGCTTGAGCGCATTGAGCCGCTCGGCATCTTCCGGACCATGACGGTGCGGAATATCCCGAGTTGGCGCGCCCCCGTTGATGAGGTCCGAGCGGGTTTCCTGCTCAGGCATCCTGACGTCGACCTGGAGGATGTTGAGGTCCTTCGTCAGAACGGGACGGCGTTTCCCGCTGCGGTCGCGCGGGCCGTCCAAAGCGCCTCCGTCGGCCGGCCCGGTCCTCTGTTCCTCTCCCTGCACGGGGGAGGACTGGTGATGGGGTGCCGTTTCAACGGTCTGTTGACCGTTGTCCCGTGGCTGCGGAGGCATGGAGGCGTCATTGTCAGTCCTGAGTACCGGCTGGCTCCGGAGCATCCGGCACCCGCCGGCGTCGAGGACTGCTACGCCACGCTGTGCTGGGCGGTCGAGCATGCCGAGGACCTCGGGGCCGATCCGCGGCGCGTCGTCGTCGTCGGGCCGAGCGCCGGTGGAGGGCTGAGCGCCGGCACGCTGCTCATGGCGCGAGACCGACAGGGGCCGGCCGTTCTCGGCGGGCTGCTGGACTACCTCATGCTGGATGACCGCACAGGAATGCGGCACTGGCAGGACTCGGTCTCGGCGCGTCAGTACCCGGACGATGGCACCTGGCCGGCGGCGTACAACAACGTTGCCTGGGACGCGGCGCTGGGGGAGCGGCGTGGCACGGAGCTGGTCACCCCATACGAGGCCCCCGCCCGCGCTACATGGCTGGGCGGACTGCCGCCGCTGTTCATCTCAGTGGCCTCCGCCGAGGTCTTCCGGGATGAGGATGTCGCCTTCGCCTCCAGGGTGTGGTGCGACGGCGGTGATGCCGAGCTGCACGTCTACCCCGGGGGCACTCACGCCATGGAGTTCGTCAATGCGCGGTGGCTCGCGCAGGGGCTCACTGCCGCGCGCGACCTGTGGATGGAGAGGCTGCTTCGTCCGGAGGACCCGCGCCTCAATGTTCTGGCCGTGGCGCAGGCCGGAACCTATCCGGCTCTGACGGAGCGGTTTTTGGCTGGGGGTGGTTTAGGTGAGGACTGCTAGGAGTGGGGCGTAGTGCTGGGTGATGGCTTGGTGGTAGGCGGGGATGTTTCCGGTGCGGGCTGCGTGGAGCATGGCTCGGTGGGCTTTTGCGGTGCTGGTGAGGTCTTCGAGCTTGGGGGCGCCCAGGAGGGGGACGGTGAGGGTGTGGATGGCCCAGAAGGCTTCGGTGAGGTGGAGGTAGAGGCGGTTGTCGAGGGGTTCGAGCAGGCGTGTGTGGAAGCGGCGGTCCTGGTCGGTGAAGAGCTCTCCTTGTGAGGCGAGGTGCTCGATCTTGTCGACGATGGTGTCGAGCTCGGGGTCTTGTCGGTTGTTCCAGGCGTGGGTGACGGGTTCGGCCAGGGCGTTGTCGAGGGTGATGCGTACTTCGACGATGTTGCGTAGTCCGCGGTGGTCGTCTCCGGGGTTGAGGAGGCCTTTGAAGACGAGGGACTCGACCATGGGGCGCATGGAGACCTGGCCGACGAACATGCCGTGTCCGTGGCGTACTTCGACGATGTCGAGGGCGACGAGGGTGCGGACGGCCTCGCGGACGGAGGAGCGGGATACTCCCAGGTCGGTGCACAGCTGGGACTCCGTCGGCAACGCATCACCCATCTGCAGGCCGGAGCGCAGGATGTAGTTCTTGATCGCGGTCATCGTGGTTTCCGCCTGAGTGACGGGCGACGTCATCAGTGTGGAGTAGGGGCCGTGGGGGATGATCGGTTCATCAATCGCAAGCGTGATGTTCGTCTCTTTCCCTGCGGCGGCGGTTGTGTGCGGTACGGATGCTCTGTTCATGATGCTGCTCTTCTTGCTGTCTGCCACGGTTCCTGCCCTGTCAGTCATTGTTGATCACTGCGATGTGATTCCGCTCGTTGAACGACTCGCCCCAACGGTGGGGCGGTGGTTGGTGAGTGTCCTGCCTGCGAGGTCGTGAGTGGTCTGAGCTCCCCGACTTCTGCTACAGTCATCCTACCAACGTCAGACATAAGACGTCAGACATCAGGAGAGAATCAATGGCGATCACAACTCCGGCGGGCGCCAGCCGCCGCGACTTCATCAGGCTGACCGGCACCCTGGGCGTGGCTGCTGGCCTTGCGGCCAGCGTGGCGGCGTGCGGCAAGGGGAGCAAGGCTGCGAACAAGGACGGCGTCATCACCGCGGGCATCTCCTACGAGCTGGGCACCAACGGCTACGACCCCGCGACGACCAGCTCCGCTCTCACGATTGCGGCCAACTGGCACACCATGGAGGGGCTCACCGATATTCACCCGGCGACCCGTGAGGTGTACGCGGCTCTGGCGGCGGAGATGCCCAAGAAGATCGACGACACCACCTATGAGGTGAAGCTGCGCAAGGATGCGAAGTTCTCCAACGGTTCGGCCGTGACCGCTGAGGATGTCGTCTACTCCTTCGAACGTATCCTGGTTAAGAAGCTGCCGCCGTACTCGAACTTCCTCCCCTTCATCGACAAGGTGGAGGCCAAGGATGCCAGTACCATCACCTTCAAGCTCAAGCACGCCTTCGTGCTCCTGCCTGAGCGTCTCAGTGTCGTCAAGATCGTCCCCAAGGCGGTCGTCGAGGCCGACCCCAAGAAGTTCACGTACAACCCTGTCGGCAGCGGGCCCTACAAGATGACGGACAACGGTGCGGCGAAGCAGGTCATCGTGTTCGAGCGCAATGACCACTACAACGGTCCGTACCCGGCGCTGGTCAAGACCATGAAGTGGAACATCATGCCCGATGACACCACCCGCACCAACGCGATGACCTCTGGCTCCGTGCAGGCTATCGACGCCGTCCCGGCGGCCAACCTGCCGACCTTCAAGGAACCGATCAAGGTCTCGGCGCTGCAGGGATTCAGTCTGCTCTTCGCCATGTTCAACAACACCACCTTCTCCAACGTCAAGGCCCGCCAGGCGGTGCTCTACGCCCTGGACTACGACAAGATCTGCAAGGACGCCATGGCCGGGCTGGCAACGCCGGCAACCTGCTTCGTCCAGGAGGGGCACCCCGCGTACAAGAAGGCCAAGACGGTCTACTCCAAGGACCTCGACAAGGCCAAGGCGCTCCTGGCTGAGGCTGGGATCACCAGTATCAGGATGCTGTGCTCGGACCACGGCTGGTTCTCGGGGGTGCGTCCCGTCATCCGGGAGAACCTCGAGGCCCTCGGGGTGACGGTCAGCTATGACGAGAAGAAGTCGTCCGATTTGTACACCTTCATTGAGTCCCAGGATGGGGCGAAGGCGTGGGATGTCGTCATCGCGCCCGGTGATCCCTCGGTCTTCGGTGAGGATGGGGACCTGCTCATGCGCTGGTGGTATGACACGCCTACGTGGATCGAGAATCGCATGCACTGGAAGGGCTCGGAGGGGCAGAAGGCGATCTATGCGCTGCTCGAGGAGGGGGCCAAGCTCGAGGGTGATAAGCAGATCGCCAAGTGGCAGGAGGCCTTCGACAAGATCTCGGAGGAGGTTCCCCTCTACCCGATCTTCCACCGCAAGAGCCCGATTGCCTACAACTCCTCGACCCTGAAGGACTTCCAGCCGATCAAGCTGACCGCGCTGTCCTTCCTTGGGACGGGGTCGACCAAGTCCTGAGAATCATGCGCGGGCGGTGTGTCACTCTCTGGAGGGTGCTGCGCCGCCCGCGCTGCGCTTGTGGCGTCGGTGTGTCCGAGGCGAAAGTAACGGACTTGCGATCTGACGTCAGACATCAGACAATTGGGGTGGTGGTCGACCTTGCGGCCGCCATGTCACCCAGCCGCCCGCTTAAGGCGGCAGGACGCTAACGCAAAGGAGCATTTCAGTGTCCAACCTCTTCCGCCTGATCGGACGGCGCCTGGTTGCGCTGCCGGTCATGGTGCTGGGCGTGACGCTGCTCGTCTTCGTCGTCATGTCGTTCTCCTCGGCAGACCCGGCGCGTCTCGCGCTGGGTGAGTCGGCCACGCCAGACGCCCTCGAGCAGTACCGAGTCGCCCACCACCTCAACGATCCCCTCCTTCAGCGGTACTGGGACTACCTCCTGGGCCTGGTCCACGGAGACCTCGGCACCTCCTTCACCGGAGTCGATACTTCCCAGCGGGTTGCCGAGGCCTTCCCCATCACGCTCCAGCTGACCTTCATCGGAATCTTCGCAGCCGTCATCGTGTCCACGGTCCTGGGCATCACTGCGGCCCTCTACCGCGACAAGTGGCAGGACCAGGTCATCCGCGTCATCTCCATCGCCTGCCTGGCCACCCCGTCCTTCTGGCTCGCCCTGCTGCTCATTCAGTGGTTCTCCACTGTCCCGGGCGGAAGCGGAACCTTCCCGGCGGTGGTTGCCGAATGGATTTCTCTTGACGAGGATCCTGCTGCCTATGTCAATCAGATCTTCCTACCGGCCCTGGCCATCGCGGTGCCCAATGCTGGCTCACTGACCCGTGTGGTCCGTACCGCCATGGTCGAGGAGCTCGACCGCGACTACGTGCGCACCGCCATCGGCGGCGGTGTCCCCAGGAACGTCGTCGTGGCTCGCAACGTGCTGCGCAACGCGCTCATCACGCCGCTGACCGTGCTGGGCCTGCGCTTCGGCTATGCCATGGGGGGCGCTGTTGTCATCGAGATGATCTTCAATATCCAGGGGATGGGCAAGCTCATCTTCGAGGGCATTACCCGTAATGACGTGAACGTCGTTCAGGGAGTCTCCATCACGGTGGCACTGGCCTTCATCATCATCAACATTGTTGTTGACATGCTCTACGTCCTCGTCAACCCACGAATCAGGAGCATCTGATGCTGCACCGCTCCACACTGGATAAGGCCTCCAAGCCCGGGACGCGCTTTCAGGGCTGGAAGGCGCTTCCCCTGGGTTCCAAGATCGCTGTCGTCGTACTCGGCCTCATCGCTCTCATCGCCATCCTGGCTCCCGTCGTCGCCCCCTACTCTCCCAATGCGACAGGGCTCGCGGTGGCCAAGTCGACCGCCCACATTGAGGGAATTGAGGGCGCCGGCAATCTGACCACCAGTGACCTCTCCGTGGCTCCCTCGATGTCGCACCTGTTCGGCACCGATGCCACAGGACGTGACATCTTCTCCCGCGCCGTCTACGGCTCTAGGATCTCACTGGTCGTGGGCCTGACGGCCACTGGACTTGCGCTTGTGGTGGCCTCGGTCCTCGGCGCCGTCGCCGCCACCTCCCGCAAGTGGGTCGCTGAGACCCTCATGCGCGTGCTCGACGTCGTCATGTCCTTCCCCGGCATCGCTCTGGCGGCCGTCCTCGTCTCGGCGATGTCGACCCGCCTGCCGATGCTGCCGGTCATCATCGTCTCCATCGGCATCCTCTACATCCCCCAGCTCACCCGCGTGGTGCGTGCCAACATCATCTCTCAGTTCGGGGAGGACTATGTGGCTGCCTCCAAAGTGATGGGTGCCCCGGTGCCGTGGATCCTCCTCAAGCACGTGGCCCGCAACTGCATCGCCCCCATCATGGTCTTCGCGACCGTCCTGGTGGCTGACGCGATCGTCTTCGAGGCCTCACTGTCCTTCATCGGTGCGGGCATCAAATCCGTCAACACCCCGACCTGGGGCAACATGCTGTCCG
Coding sequences within it:
- a CDS encoding ABC transporter permease; this encodes MSNLFRLIGRRLVALPVMVLGVTLLVFVVMSFSSADPARLALGESATPDALEQYRVAHHLNDPLLQRYWDYLLGLVHGDLGTSFTGVDTSQRVAEAFPITLQLTFIGIFAAVIVSTVLGITAALYRDKWQDQVIRVISIACLATPSFWLALLLIQWFSTVPGGSGTFPAVVAEWISLDEDPAAYVNQIFLPALAIAVPNAGSLTRVVRTAMVEELDRDYVRTAIGGGVPRNVVVARNVLRNALITPLTVLGLRFGYAMGGAVVIEMIFNIQGMGKLIFEGITRNDVNVVQGVSITVALAFIIINIVVDMLYVLVNPRIRSI
- a CDS encoding peptidoglycan DD-metalloendopeptidase family protein, producing the protein MLSRLFLRRSRRRAAVCALAAASLAFFYSGDISLADERDDAVAKQSEAQRKQQEVLSSLEGVSADLGQAYISLQNAQASLSTAESELTTAETALAAKEREQQIASDRLAAAQSSLETVKQESEASQKTASETSSSVAEIVVSTYQGDNSVTSWSYVLASQDVEELSQRASAVEIGSGVQEAVLSAAEVERAQNANREARQNAATTRVGTLKTEADTAEANAKTARDAAKTKRDEVAKLAAQKKSAAAALESRKSSLQSQLDQANADAAAAAARVAQIDAANRAAASAGTMPSVPSSSIGSDSLGSGYIGHPITGPLEVTSPFGYRVHPVTGTGTGHQGVDFAASEGTPQYAAVSGVATYWDSESCGIGIDINGGIIDGHSYVITLCHLSSRSIADGQQVNRGDVVGATGSTGYATGAHVHFQVAQDGVYIDPMSLPGF
- a CDS encoding methylated-DNA--[protein]-cysteine S-methyltransferase — translated: MATTNDTARSCTVSTPDGPFTIVTGHGSADGADDGVDRAEYVLASGWTADTKELVGLIHPSLRPSRTEAFSEGECDGTLARAVAAMRSYYRGEGDALAEVPVLQVGGPFIEQAWSRLREVAAGTTLTYTELAQASGRPAASRAAASACARNAAALFVPCHRIRRSDGSVGGFRYGTAVKISLLRREGATGLG
- a CDS encoding alpha/beta hydrolase, with product MPLTHESLPARPPYDSATAALLERIEPLGIFRTMTVRNIPSWRAPVDEVRAGFLLRHPDVDLEDVEVLRQNGTAFPAAVARAVQSASVGRPGPLFLSLHGGGLVMGCRFNGLLTVVPWLRRHGGVIVSPEYRLAPEHPAPAGVEDCYATLCWAVEHAEDLGADPRRVVVVGPSAGGGLSAGTLLMARDRQGPAVLGGLLDYLMLDDRTGMRHWQDSVSARQYPDDGTWPAAYNNVAWDAALGERRGTELVTPYEAPARATWLGGLPPLFISVASAEVFRDEDVAFASRVWCDGGDAELHVYPGGTHAMEFVNARWLAQGLTAARDLWMERLLRPEDPRLNVLAVAQAGTYPALTERFLAGGGLGEDC
- a CDS encoding FadR/GntR family transcriptional regulator, producing the protein MTDRAGTVADSKKSSIMNRASVPHTTAAAGKETNITLAIDEPIIPHGPYSTLMTSPVTQAETTMTAIKNYILRSGLQMGDALPTESQLCTDLGVSRSSVREAVRTLVALDIVEVRHGHGMFVGQVSMRPMVESLVFKGLLNPGDDHRGLRNIVEVRITLDNALAEPVTHAWNNRQDPELDTIVDKIEHLASQGELFTDQDRRFHTRLLEPLDNRLYLHLTEAFWAIHTLTVPLLGAPKLEDLTSTAKAHRAMLHAARTGNIPAYHQAITQHYAPLLAVLT
- a CDS encoding ABC transporter substrate-binding protein — protein: MAITTPAGASRRDFIRLTGTLGVAAGLAASVAACGKGSKAANKDGVITAGISYELGTNGYDPATTSSALTIAANWHTMEGLTDIHPATREVYAALAAEMPKKIDDTTYEVKLRKDAKFSNGSAVTAEDVVYSFERILVKKLPPYSNFLPFIDKVEAKDASTITFKLKHAFVLLPERLSVVKIVPKAVVEADPKKFTYNPVGSGPYKMTDNGAAKQVIVFERNDHYNGPYPALVKTMKWNIMPDDTTRTNAMTSGSVQAIDAVPAANLPTFKEPIKVSALQGFSLLFAMFNNTTFSNVKARQAVLYALDYDKICKDAMAGLATPATCFVQEGHPAYKKAKTVYSKDLDKAKALLAEAGITSIRMLCSDHGWFSGVRPVIRENLEALGVTVSYDEKKSSDLYTFIESQDGAKAWDVVIAPGDPSVFGEDGDLLMRWWYDTPTWIENRMHWKGSEGQKAIYALLEEGAKLEGDKQIAKWQEAFDKISEEVPLYPIFHRKSPIAYNSSTLKDFQPIKLTALSFLGTGSTKS
- the smpB gene encoding SsrA-binding protein SmpB; translation: MTPAPKSARASKPTAGQKAKAASDAHKTVARNRKATHDYFIEDRYEAGLVLTGTEVKALRMGRASLTEAWIEIDRHGEAWLQGAHIPEYLQGTWNNHSPRRKRKLLLHRSELERLKTRVQAKGYTVVPLELYFIGGRAKLEIALARGKQDWDKRQALREAQDKREAARAMAAANRRRG
- a CDS encoding FadR/GntR family transcriptional regulator, which codes for MQMSRGVMSGLTTTPMTQSSTAIAEIKNYILRTGLQVGDALPTESQLCSDLGVSRSSVREAVRTLVALDIVEVRHGHGMFVGKVSMRPMVESLVFRGLLNPGDDHRGLRDIVEVRITLDKALAEPVTQTWKNRQDTELDQIVAQMDVHAQKGELFTEQDRRFHMRLLEPLDNHLFLHLTEAFWAVHTLTVPLLGAPRPEDMLSAARAHRTMLQAARAGDAQAYREAITDHYAPLLAALT
- a CDS encoding aldo/keto reductase, with product MDTRLFPALGREIPVIGTGTWQLGIDLSEVDPSRAFSNLDAACASGVTFIDTADAYDNGASERFLGEFFSARPRTGLTVATKMGRSSGERTYPTDGFSRDLVLHWNDRSRKNLGTETIDIVHLHAPPIELLQRQHLWELLDELVETERIRCYGVSVLTCAEALEAIRHLGCASVEIIVNVFRHKPLEEVLPAARESGTAVIARVPLPDGLLSHNRRRGSTPAPSGSVAALDAGWIYSVVPDEVGMQAAHEFSGLCRRLGPEHVPPVQVALRWLLDQEGITCILPDAHSLNQVRSNARAAELPPLSQEMHTAVRELYDRLIRPYVHQHW